The following DNA comes from Coleofasciculus chthonoplastes PCC 7420.
GCTTACCCCAATTAGAGGGAAAAGCGACCGTTGTTTTAACGGTTAAAGATTCTCCGATTACCATTGAGGTCGATGGCACAAATGCTCCCATTACAGCCGGGAATTTTGTCGATTTGGTCGAGCGGGGTTTTTATGACGGCTTAGTGTTTCATCGAGTCGTGCGTGAACCTCAACCCTTTGTGGTTCAGGGAGGTGATCCCCAAGGGAAAGACCCCAATGTTCCGGTAGAGCGTCTGGGAACCGGGAGTTTTACTGACCCGAAAACAGGACAGCCTCGTTACATTCCTTTAGAAATAAAGCCAAAGGATGCCGAGGCTCCCATCTATAGCAAAACGTTGGAGCAAGCTGGAATTTCTGCTCCTCCCCAGTTGCAGCATACTCGTGGTGCTGTGGCGATGGCACGCTCATCGATGCCAGATTCAGCCTCATCCCAGTTTTATATCGCACTATCGGATCTGCCTTTTCTAGATGGAAGTTATGCGGTGTTCG
Coding sequences within:
- a CDS encoding peptidylprolyl isomerase; translation: MQVIVRRWFLVAVVIVGLSLGACSPSKVTSQNTTDSSTAATTGTSVAQVTNPQISSLPQLEGKATVVLTVKDSPITIEVDGTNAPITAGNFVDLVERGFYDGLVFHRVVREPQPFVVQGGDPQGKDPNVPVERLGTGSFTDPKTGQPRYIPLEIKPKDAEAPIYSKTLEQAGISAPPQLQHTRGAVAMARSSMPDSASSQFYIALSDLPFLDGSYAVFGYVKNGMDVVDTIQVGDRIESAEVTQGLENLKRPESEAEASP